In Leptospira ellinghausenii, the following proteins share a genomic window:
- a CDS encoding alpha/beta fold hydrolase, with amino-acid sequence MSDMLDLNFPKKNATEWLASGKFFEYKKFQIFYIQEGRGQNLILLHGFPTSSWDYSKIFNGLTRYFNTFAIDFLGFGYSSKPIKHEYTLVEQTDIIESFIEKNALKRVKFVFHDYAVSVGQEILARHLESKERKYEIDGAVFFNGGLFPHLHRPTFKQKLLATPILGAILARFYDEKKFGVAFSDVFGKNTKPTEKEISVLWKLITYPNKVLIPHKLLKYIKERRYHGERWKNALLQTEVPLLFINGGEDPVSGSHLADEIEKLPIKHKKLIRWPNIGHYPMWENPDESFKEIYEFLK; translated from the coding sequence ATGTCGGATATGTTAGATCTTAATTTTCCAAAAAAGAACGCTACAGAATGGTTGGCCTCAGGTAAATTTTTTGAATATAAAAAATTCCAAATCTTCTATATCCAAGAAGGAAGAGGTCAAAACTTAATCTTGTTACATGGTTTCCCAACTTCTTCATGGGATTATTCCAAAATCTTTAATGGTTTAACTCGGTATTTTAATACATTCGCCATCGATTTTTTAGGCTTTGGGTATTCTTCAAAACCAATCAAACACGAATATACATTAGTCGAACAAACTGATATCATCGAATCCTTTATAGAGAAAAATGCCCTCAAACGGGTCAAATTTGTATTCCATGACTATGCTGTGAGTGTTGGCCAAGAAATCCTTGCTCGTCACTTAGAATCAAAAGAACGTAAGTATGAAATAGATGGTGCGGTGTTTTTTAACGGTGGTTTATTCCCACATTTGCATAGACCTACGTTCAAACAAAAACTACTCGCAACACCTATATTAGGTGCAATCCTCGCAAGATTTTATGATGAAAAAAAATTCGGCGTAGCATTTAGCGATGTTTTTGGTAAAAATACAAAACCCACAGAAAAAGAAATCTCTGTCCTTTGGAAACTCATCACCTATCCAAATAAAGTTTTGATCCCACACAAACTTTTAAAGTACATCAAAGAAAGACGATACCATGGTGAACGTTGGAAAAATGCCCTCTTACAAACAGAAGTTCCTTTGTTGTTTATCAATGGAGGAGAAGATCCTGTCAGTGGAAGTCATTTAGCAGATGAAATTGAAAAACTTCCCATAAAACATAAAAAACTGATTCGTTGGCCAAACATTGGACATTACCCAATGTGGGAGAACCCAGACGAAAGTTTTAAAGAAATTTATGAATTTCTAAAATAA
- a CDS encoding adenylate/guanylate cyclase domain-containing protein produces the protein MDSYSLIYFVKPEGIISNWEYFWYQIPYGAPGILTFVVGLFLSFFAFQKFRKSKEDNRYFHLNLTISFISFGCVGLVLTTRAWIQDVETLVLWNDLLYFFVAPLAPTAFYLAFHMTGKQSKLLLYYSYVCWFASFVLYLGVILGKGFETNVFEFPFGKYPRGSAFVRPWGILAPLGYFLLILPSFIKHYHYIRKHYHLTLFHGVNLLFLLTTLNAPSILGFKVYPGGFFLFIPMLLVAYGVFRSDFFDVNELLFQKNGMFYFLFALLSFVLIFISFGVSFGLSPNAYESAKWYPWGIPPVVSVFGAVFLSIIVAGANPSARINQLCAFALILTGFYVIQSVPLKLNISYVVQLRISQMTFVAFAFAPSIMVRLVFEAIGQKSPVWLKGIDLLCITAAILSPSPYLFVGYYDYPWSRVHHGGPAELLVGANGAIALVLVLITFLRNKGYINFASKWIIGSFLLSALLLLAALLPSHGIPIYPIADFQFIPAFLLGYAVLRHGALSLEGRTIQLSQRLANLGLITMAIAAILYFPLIREQYGVGESAFHLTMIVLPLVLFNYLVVYIMSRPLAEELDISYFLLDLEKQKADEEREKALIAQDKAEEAREESEKLLLNILPYKVAQELKAKGSVNPVRFENATVLFTDFKGFTKVAEGMDEQSLIEELDACFTQFDEIILRNNLEKLKTIGDSYMCAGGLPVENRTSAIDACLAALEIQSFMNQLKEIKTALNLPFWELRLGIHTGPVVAGVVGRFKFAYDIWGDTVNTASRMESGGETGKINVSKETYELVKYFFVTEYRGKVHGKNKGDLDMYFVHRLRPRYSQDPDGKAPNQYFREVYSRISRGANIRWKKES, from the coding sequence ATGGATTCATACTCTCTAATTTATTTTGTAAAACCGGAGGGAATAATCTCCAATTGGGAATATTTTTGGTACCAAATTCCATATGGTGCGCCTGGAATTTTGACATTTGTTGTGGGTTTATTTCTTAGTTTTTTTGCGTTTCAAAAGTTTCGTAAGTCAAAAGAGGACAATCGTTACTTTCATCTCAATCTGACCATCTCGTTTATCAGTTTTGGATGTGTAGGCCTTGTGTTAACTACTAGAGCATGGATCCAAGATGTAGAAACACTTGTTTTGTGGAACGATTTATTGTATTTTTTTGTTGCCCCACTCGCACCTACTGCCTTTTACCTAGCCTTTCACATGACAGGTAAACAAAGTAAACTTCTGTTATACTATTCTTATGTTTGTTGGTTTGCAAGTTTTGTATTGTATTTGGGGGTAATTTTAGGAAAAGGATTTGAAACAAACGTGTTTGAATTTCCATTCGGAAAATACCCTCGGGGAAGTGCGTTTGTAAGGCCTTGGGGAATTCTTGCACCGTTAGGATACTTTTTACTGATTCTTCCTTCTTTTATCAAACATTATCACTACATTCGTAAACATTACCATCTCACTCTCTTTCACGGTGTTAATTTATTGTTTTTACTCACTACCTTAAATGCTCCCAGCATTTTGGGATTCAAAGTGTATCCTGGTGGATTCTTTTTATTCATTCCGATGTTGCTTGTTGCCTATGGTGTATTTCGTTCAGATTTTTTTGATGTGAATGAACTATTATTCCAAAAGAATGGAATGTTTTATTTTCTATTTGCCTTACTTTCTTTTGTTCTGATTTTTATTTCCTTTGGAGTTTCCTTTGGGCTTTCACCAAATGCATATGAATCAGCAAAATGGTACCCTTGGGGTATACCTCCCGTCGTTTCTGTGTTTGGTGCTGTTTTTTTATCAATCATCGTTGCAGGAGCTAATCCATCAGCAAGGATCAACCAACTTTGTGCGTTTGCTCTCATTCTCACTGGTTTTTATGTGATCCAATCAGTTCCTTTAAAATTAAACATATCCTATGTTGTACAACTTCGGATTTCGCAGATGACATTTGTCGCTTTTGCGTTTGCACCGAGTATCATGGTGCGACTTGTTTTTGAAGCCATAGGTCAGAAGTCACCTGTTTGGTTAAAAGGAATCGATTTACTTTGTATCACAGCTGCGATCTTATCCCCCTCTCCTTATTTGTTTGTAGGGTATTATGATTACCCTTGGTCTCGAGTGCATCATGGTGGCCCTGCGGAACTTCTTGTCGGAGCTAATGGAGCCATTGCGTTAGTATTAGTTTTAATTACCTTTCTTCGGAACAAAGGGTATATTAACTTTGCCTCTAAGTGGATCATTGGATCCTTTTTGTTATCGGCATTGTTACTTTTGGCTGCTTTACTTCCAAGCCATGGAATTCCAATTTATCCCATTGCAGATTTTCAATTCATTCCTGCATTTTTACTCGGTTATGCGGTTCTAAGACATGGAGCATTGTCGTTGGAAGGAAGGACCATCCAATTAAGCCAACGACTAGCAAACCTTGGACTCATTACAATGGCAATTGCTGCTATTTTGTATTTTCCATTGATACGAGAACAATATGGAGTTGGGGAGTCTGCTTTCCATCTCACTATGATTGTTTTGCCACTGGTTCTCTTTAATTATCTTGTGGTATACATCATGTCAAGGCCACTTGCTGAAGAACTAGATATCAGTTATTTTCTGTTAGATTTAGAAAAACAAAAAGCAGATGAAGAAAGGGAAAAAGCTCTCATTGCACAAGATAAGGCAGAAGAAGCACGCGAAGAATCCGAAAAACTTTTATTAAACATCTTACCATACAAAGTGGCCCAAGAATTAAAAGCAAAAGGGAGTGTGAATCCTGTTCGTTTTGAAAACGCTACCGTATTATTCACTGACTTCAAAGGTTTTACCAAAGTAGCAGAAGGAATGGATGAACAAAGTCTAATCGAAGAACTCGATGCTTGTTTCACCCAGTTTGATGAAATTATACTCAGGAATAATTTGGAAAAATTAAAAACCATAGGGGACAGTTATATGTGTGCCGGTGGTTTGCCTGTCGAAAATCGAACCAGTGCCATTGACGCTTGTTTGGCGGCACTTGAGATCCAAAGTTTTATGAACCAATTGAAGGAAATCAAAACTGCTTTAAACCTTCCTTTTTGGGAATTACGGTTGGGAATCCACACGGGTCCCGTTGTTGCAGGGGTTGTGGGTCGGTTTAAGTTTGCCTATGACATCTGGGGTGATACTGTAAACACAGCCTCTCGAATGGAATCAGGTGGTGAAACTGGAAAAATCAATGTCTCTAAGGAAACCTATGAACTTGTGAAATACTTTTTTGTCACTGAGTATCGTGGAAAAGTCCATGGGAAAAATAAGGGTGATTTGGATATGTACTTTGTCCACCGCCTAAGGCCTCGTTATTCGCAAGACCCTGATGGAAAGGCACCTAACCAATACTTCCGAGAAGTGTATTCTCGGATTTCTCGCGGTGCCAATATCCGTTGGAAAAAAGAATCCTAA